A region from the Rheinheimera mangrovi genome encodes:
- a CDS encoding DUF4097 family beta strand repeat-containing protein, whose amino-acid sequence MKSLIAVCIPTLLLSACVIHVGHSSAAEALKHEQRQLQLSAAGLSELTAETEAGDLKIIGVKGASQIEVIADLYSSEDRPFTLSLEKQGNAAVLKAVGGSCIGVCSGPSGYADLLVKVPTELALTLEDGSGDINIEGLSSDLVINDGSGNLTVQGGRHLALEDGSGNASLTRLSGNLTIEDGSGDLFVQQVAGTVLVEDGSGDIDIQQVKGMVSISDGSGDIRVQQAGGFTLLDDGSGELKIDQISGPVSLNKD is encoded by the coding sequence ATGAAATCATTGATTGCTGTCTGTATTCCTACATTGTTACTCAGTGCCTGTGTGATCCACGTAGGCCATAGTTCTGCCGCTGAGGCTCTAAAACACGAGCAACGTCAGTTGCAGTTAAGCGCTGCAGGTTTGAGCGAATTAACCGCCGAAACTGAAGCCGGTGATCTGAAAATTATCGGCGTCAAAGGCGCCAGTCAAATTGAAGTGATTGCAGATCTGTATTCCAGCGAAGACAGACCTTTTACTTTATCACTGGAAAAACAAGGCAATGCAGCAGTACTGAAGGCTGTAGGTGGCTCTTGTATTGGTGTTTGCTCAGGCCCATCTGGCTATGCAGACCTTCTCGTCAAAGTGCCGACTGAATTGGCTTTGACTCTGGAGGACGGGTCTGGCGATATCAATATTGAAGGTTTAAGTTCTGATCTGGTAATTAACGATGGTTCGGGCAATTTAACAGTGCAAGGTGGTCGTCATCTGGCGCTGGAAGATGGATCAGGCAATGCCAGTCTGACCCGGCTCAGTGGCAATCTGACGATAGAAGATGGTTCAGGCGATTTGTTTGTTCAACAGGTTGCAGGTACAGTGCTGGTGGAAGATGGTTCCGGTGACATAGATATTCAGCAAGTCAAAGGCATGGTCAGCATTAGCGATGGCTCAGGTGATATCCGTGTGCAACAAGCCGGTGGTTTTACTTTACTGGATGATGGGTCTGGTGAGCTGAAAATTGACCAGATCAGTGGCCCTGTTAGCTTAAATAAAGACTAA
- a CDS encoding DUF2238 domain-containing protein, which translates to MKQGLWLAVFFVVLIWSGIEPKDQFTWFLEVLPALIGLAVLAVTKSRFPLTPLLYCLILLHSVILMIGGHYTYAEVPLFDWIRDWTGGERNNYDKVGHLAQGFIPVIICRELILRKGLIFGQSWQCFFSVCFCLAFSAFYELIEWWVALATGEDAEAFLGTQGYVWDTQSDMAWALSGALIGWFTLKGLHDKQLRQLRAAAVDKGQN; encoded by the coding sequence ATGAAACAAGGGTTGTGGTTGGCGGTATTTTTTGTCGTACTGATCTGGTCTGGTATTGAGCCAAAAGATCAATTTACCTGGTTTCTGGAAGTGTTACCTGCGTTGATTGGTTTAGCTGTGCTGGCTGTGACTAAAAGCCGTTTTCCGCTAACGCCTTTGCTGTACTGTTTGATTTTGCTGCACTCTGTGATTTTGATGATCGGCGGCCATTATACTTATGCTGAAGTGCCATTATTTGATTGGATCCGTGATTGGACTGGTGGTGAGCGCAATAATTACGACAAAGTAGGGCATTTGGCTCAAGGCTTTATTCCGGTGATCATTTGTCGCGAGCTGATTTTGCGTAAAGGTTTAATTTTTGGCCAAAGCTGGCAATGCTTTTTCAGTGTCTGTTTTTGCTTAGCCTTCAGTGCTTTTTACGAGCTGATAGAGTGGTGGGTGGCCTTAGCGACAGGTGAAGATGCTGAAGCATTTTTAGGGACTCAGGGTTATGTCTGGGATACCCAGTCAGATATGGCCTGGGCCTTAAGCGGTGCTTTAATTGGCTGGTTTACCCTCAAAGGCTTACATGATAAACAATTGCGGCAACTGCGCGCCGCTGCGGTAGATAAAGGCCAAAACTAG